CGCCCATCATCGTTCAGCACCTGGATCCCATAGCCGTCAGCCGGCTTCGTCTTGAACAGGTAGAACTCCTCGAGGATGTTCTCCTTGTCGTTGATCGTGTCGTGCTTGTGCGGCGGGATGCCGGACCAGTTGCCCGGCGGATTGATGGTCTCGCCAACGATCAGGCGGCTGCTGATCGGCGAGCCCGGCGCCACCAGCAGACGCACGTCGCGGCGCCAGTTGGCCATGCCGGCTGAGATCACCTTGACCGTGTCCGGGGTCAGCAGCTGCGGCTTCAGGTCGACCTCACATGGGGCTTTTGCGATGGCCAGTTCCAGGCGCGCCTCGGCCTTGACCTCCAGCTGGCTACGCCGCGGCGCATAAACCGTCGTTCCCAGGGCGCTGAAGATATCCGCCCGGGTGATGCCCTCGAACCGGGTCTGATCGACTGTGACCGAACAGCGGCCGGAAAGCAGCACCAGCGCCGCCTCCTCGTCCTTGAGCTGTCCCTGCCAGCTCTCGCCGGCCTCCAGCCGAAGAACCTCCAGCGCCAGCCACTTCACGCCCAGTTCGCCGGATTGAAAAACCGAGTGGTGACCCTTGCCGTGCGGTGCCTTCGTCATGCGACTCATCGAACACTCCCCAAGACGCTCAGTGAGATTCCCCCGCCACTTCAGCCTGCGCCCATGCCAGCGTCCGCGCGCCTGCCTGCAGAGGGATGTATTCCAGCCCGATATGCCCCTGGTAGCCGATGTCGCCGACCGCCAGCCGGATCGCCTCGAAATCCAGGCTGCCTGTCCCCGGCTCATGGCGCCCCGGGAAATCGGCGAACTGGATGTGCCCGATCCGAGGGCCCAGGCGGCGGAGCTCAGCGGCTGGATCGTAGCCCAGCAGTCCTAGGTGGTAGGTGTCGATTTGCAGCCGTACGTTGGGGTGGTCGAGTCCATCGACCACCTGCCGTGCTTCCTCCAGCGAGGTCAGGAAGTAGCCAGGGTTGTCGGTCGGATTCAGAACCTCGAGGGTGAGCACCACCCCGGCCTCGGCGGCCAGCGGTGCCGCCCGGCGCAAGTTCTCCAGCATGCACTCCCGCTGCGCCTGCCGGGCAACCTCGGGAAGCTCCACCCCCGACGCCAGCATCACCTTGCCGGCGTCCAGGCGGCGGCAGAGTTCCAGGGCATCATCCAGCGTCTGCTGGAACTGCCCCCTCCGCCGCCGGTCAACCAGGTAGCCGCGGTTGGCCGCGTCCCACACCGGCACATCCTGGTTGAACAGGACAACCTCGAGCCCCAGATCCCGCACGGCCGACTCGAGGCCGGGAAGGTCGGCGTGCGAGGGAAAACCAAACTCCAGAGCCTGGCAGCCCGCTTGGGCTACTAGCTTCGGGCGATCGGAGAACGGCGTCTCCGGAAACAGCCAACTGATATTCGGCGCGTACATGGACGCCCACGTCCCTTATCTGTCTTGCGGCTAGTTTGCACTGTCTTTGCGCGCAGAATAGATGGCGACAGCACCGAGCAAGATCAGACCCTTGATGATCCACTGCAGGTACGGATTCACACCCATGAGATTGAAGATATTGTTCAGCACCGACACGATCAGCACACCGGCGACGGTGCCGATCACGCCGCCCTTTCCGCCGCCCAGGCGCGTGCCGCCAATCAGCACCGCCGTGATCGAGTCCAGATCGAAACGGTCGTACTGCAGGCCCCCGACCCTTGGGTCGCCGGCGCCCATCCGGCTGGCGAGGTACATGCCCGTGATAGCCGCCATGGCGCTGCAGAACATGAAGGCGTAGGTGATCACCCGGCGGGTCTGCACCCCCGACAGGCGGGCGATGACCTCGCTGCCGCCTGTGGCCTTGACATGCCGGCCCCAGATCGTCTTGCCCAGCAAGACCCAGGTGACCACTACCACGGCAATGAGGAAGATCACCGGGAAGGGGATGGGGCCGATTTCGCCTTCGGCGAAGTACTCCCACCCTGGAGCGATGCCGCCACCGGGTTTCTTGGCGTACAACAGCACCATGCCCTGGATGACCGCACCCACGCCCATCGTGGCGATGAATGGCGCCACCCGCAGGCGGGTGATGATGTTGGCATTGACAAAGCCGATGAACACGCCCAGGAGAAGCAGGGCCACCACCATGCCCGCCACCAGCGGTAGCGTCGTGTAGCTCGCCATGAAACCGGTGGAGTACACGTTCATCAGGCTGACCGTGGCGCCGACCGAAAGGTCGATGCCTCCGACCAGTATGGCCATTGTCTGCCCGACGCTGGCGATCCCTAGGGCGACGCTCTGCCGCATAACATTGATGAAATTGACCGGCTTGCGGAAATCAGGGATGAAGATGGCGGCCAGGAGGACAATCGCCAGCAGCAGGCCGTAGATGATCAGGACATCCCGCTGCTCATCGAGAAAGCGGCGTCCGTTGAACGCTCTGCGGCGGGTGCCTAGGGTTTCAGTGGCCATCGGGTTTCCCGTAGGTGGCGAGCATCATGACCTCCTCTTCGGTAGCTTCCTCGCCCACCAGTTCACCCACAATCGCACCCCGGTGCATGACATACACCCGGTCGCTCATTCCGACGACCTCCGGCAGCTCGGACGAAATCATCACCACCGCCTTGCCCTGGTCGGCCAGGTCGCGCATCAGTTGCCAGATCTCGGCTTTGGCGCCGACGTCGATGCCCCGCGTCGGTTCATCGAAGATGATCAGCTCCGGGCCGCTGATCAGCCACTTGGCCAGCACCACCTTCTGCCGGTTGCCACCACTCAGGTTCTCCACATCCGTGCTCAGGCTGGGTGCGCGCAGGCGCAGATCCTGCGTTGCGGCTTCCACGACCTGGCGCTCTTGCTTGCGGTTGA
Above is a window of Anaerolineales bacterium DNA encoding:
- a CDS encoding TIM barrel protein — translated: MYAPNISWLFPETPFSDRPKLVAQAGCQALEFGFPSHADLPGLESAVRDLGLEVVLFNQDVPVWDAANRGYLVDRRRRGQFQQTLDDALELCRRLDAGKVMLASGVELPEVARQAQRECMLENLRRAAPLAAEAGVVLTLEVLNPTDNPGYFLTSLEEARQVVDGLDHPNVRLQIDTYHLGLLGYDPAAELRRLGPRIGHIQFADFPGRHEPGTGSLDFEAIRLAVGDIGYQGHIGLEYIPLQAGARTLAWAQAEVAGESH
- a CDS encoding 5-deoxy-glucuronate isomerase, encoding MSRMTKAPHGKGHHSVFQSGELGVKWLALEVLRLEAGESWQGQLKDEEAALVLLSGRCSVTVDQTRFEGITRADIFSALGTTVYAPRRSQLEVKAEARLELAIAKAPCEVDLKPQLLTPDTVKVISAGMANWRRDVRLLVAPGSPISSRLIVGETINPPGNWSGIPPHKHDTINDKENILEEFYLFKTKPADGYGIQVLNDDGR
- a CDS encoding ABC transporter permease, with the protein product MATETLGTRRRAFNGRRFLDEQRDVLIIYGLLLAIVLLAAIFIPDFRKPVNFINVMRQSVALGIASVGQTMAILVGGIDLSVGATVSLMNVYSTGFMASYTTLPLVAGMVVALLLLGVFIGFVNANIITRLRVAPFIATMGVGAVIQGMVLLYAKKPGGGIAPGWEYFAEGEIGPIPFPVIFLIAVVVVTWVLLGKTIWGRHVKATGGSEVIARLSGVQTRRVITYAFMFCSAMAAITGMYLASRMGAGDPRVGGLQYDRFDLDSITAVLIGGTRLGGGKGGVIGTVAGVLIVSVLNNIFNLMGVNPYLQWIIKGLILLGAVAIYSARKDSAN